One stretch of Micromonospora echinospora DNA includes these proteins:
- the guaB gene encoding IMP dehydrogenase, translating into MENSPSTEIPAGTDGGELGGHLPELPAGSARVVPLGLTFDDVLLQPGESDVVPSRVNTRTRLTRNIELTVPLLSSAMDTVTEGRMAIAMARQGGIGVLHRNLSVEDQALQVDLVKRSESGMITNPVTASPEDTLREVDALCGRYRISGVPVVDGQGQLVGIVTNRDMRFVSDPATPVRDIMTRTPLITAPVGVSKDEALGLLRQHKIEKLPIVDAGGKLRGLITVKDFTKSEQYPNATKDDAGRLRVAAAVGVGEDGYKRARALVDAGVDVVIVDTAHGHQRAVLEMVARLKRDVSIDIVGGNIATYAGAKALVEAGADGVKVGVGPGAICTTRIVAGVGVPQITAIMEAARAARPAGVPVIGDGGIQYSGDIAKALVAGADTVMLGSLLAGCEESPGELIFINGKQYKAYRGMGSLGAMQSRGQGKSYSKDRYFQQDVLAEDKLVPEGVEGQVPYRGPLSAVAHQLIGGLRAAMGYVGAESIPELHRRGQLIRITAAGLKESHPHDIQMTVEAPNYHSR; encoded by the coding sequence GTGGAGAATTCGCCCAGCACCGAGATCCCGGCCGGCACCGACGGTGGGGAGCTGGGTGGCCATCTGCCCGAGCTGCCGGCGGGTTCGGCCCGGGTGGTACCGCTCGGGCTGACCTTCGACGACGTGCTCCTGCAGCCGGGCGAGTCGGACGTCGTGCCCAGCCGTGTCAATACCCGCACCCGCCTCACCCGCAACATCGAGCTGACCGTGCCGCTGCTGTCCAGCGCGATGGACACGGTCACCGAGGGGCGGATGGCGATCGCCATGGCCCGCCAGGGCGGCATCGGCGTGCTGCACCGCAACCTCTCGGTGGAGGACCAGGCGCTCCAGGTCGATCTGGTGAAGCGCTCCGAGTCCGGCATGATCACCAACCCGGTGACCGCCAGCCCGGAGGACACGCTGCGCGAGGTCGACGCGCTCTGCGGGCGTTACCGCATCTCCGGCGTGCCGGTGGTGGACGGGCAGGGCCAGCTCGTGGGCATCGTCACCAACCGCGACATGCGGTTCGTCTCCGACCCGGCCACGCCGGTCCGCGACATCATGACCCGCACCCCGCTGATCACCGCCCCGGTCGGGGTGAGCAAGGACGAGGCGCTCGGCCTCCTGCGCCAGCACAAGATCGAGAAGCTGCCGATCGTGGACGCGGGCGGCAAGCTGCGCGGCCTGATCACGGTCAAGGACTTCACCAAGAGCGAGCAGTACCCGAACGCCACCAAGGACGACGCGGGCCGGCTTCGGGTCGCCGCCGCGGTGGGCGTGGGTGAGGACGGCTACAAGCGGGCCCGCGCGCTCGTCGACGCCGGTGTGGACGTGGTCATCGTGGACACCGCGCACGGCCACCAGCGCGCCGTGCTGGAGATGGTCGCCCGGCTCAAGCGGGACGTCAGCATCGACATCGTGGGCGGCAACATCGCCACGTACGCGGGCGCGAAGGCGCTCGTCGAGGCCGGCGCGGACGGAGTGAAGGTGGGCGTCGGCCCGGGTGCCATCTGCACCACCCGGATCGTGGCCGGGGTCGGCGTACCGCAGATCACCGCGATCATGGAGGCGGCCCGCGCCGCCCGCCCGGCCGGCGTGCCGGTGATCGGTGACGGCGGCATTCAATACTCGGGCGACATCGCCAAGGCGCTCGTCGCGGGCGCCGACACGGTGATGCTCGGCAGCCTGCTGGCCGGCTGCGAGGAGAGCCCCGGCGAGCTGATCTTCATCAACGGCAAGCAGTACAAGGCGTACCGGGGAATGGGCTCGCTCGGCGCGATGCAGTCGCGCGGCCAGGGCAAGTCCTACTCCAAGGACCGCTACTTCCAGCAGGACGTGCTCGCCGAGGACAAGCTGGTCCCGGAGGGCGTCGAGGGCCAGGTGCCCTACCGGGGGCCGCTGTCCGCGGTCGCCCACCAGCTCATCGGCGGCCTGCGCGCCGCGATGGGGTACGTGGGCGCGGAGAGCATCCCGGAGCTGCACCGGCGTGGCCAGCTCATCCGGATCACCGCGGCCGGGCTCAAGGAGAGCCACCCGCACGACATCCAGATGACCGTCGAGGCGCCCAACTACCACTCCCGCTGA